Proteins encoded within one genomic window of Oryza brachyantha chromosome 7, ObraRS2, whole genome shotgun sequence:
- the LOC102709856 gene encoding FT-interacting protein 3-like: MMSNLKLGVEVTSAHDLLPKEQGTSNPFVEIEFDDQKFRTAIKDRDINPVWNEQFYFNISDPSRLQEKDLEAYVYHVNRTSNSKTCLGKVRISGTSFVSQSDATPLHYPLEKRTIISRARGELGLRVFLTDDPSVRVSAPGQEFDFISTPTTAQEQAATNVIPNPFQETRADQVRQFQHLPKEQHRPQPMTAQPYYPESSYAQQQQQQQQQKSYSAVGNKAEGPPPPVMRMFAQGSQQPVDFQLKETSPTLGGGRVIGGRVIPGEKAGGAYDLVEKMQYLFVRVVKARDLPNMDITGSLDPYVEVHLGNYKMKTRYFEKNQRPEWDEVFAFPREVMQSTSLEVVVKDKDILRDDYVGRVMIDLNEVPVRVPPDSPLAPEWYRLVGKDGHRDRGELMLAVWYGTQADECFPSSIHAGSTPVDSHLHNYIRGKVYPVPRMWYVRVHVIEAQDIIPMENHIPDVFVKVRLGHQMLKTRPARSPTRNFMWNEEMIFVAAEPFEEDLIISIEDRVAPNKDQAIGELLLPLARLPRRADHKPIRPAWFDLRRPGLIDLNQLKEDKFYAKVHLRICLEGGYHVLDESTQYCSDLRPTMKQLWKPPIGLLEVGILSANGLIPTKTRHERGSCDAYCVAKYGQKWVRTRTIVDNLNPRFNEQYTWDVFDHGTVLTIGLFDNCIHMDSNHSSSHGNMDKPIGKVRIRLSTLETGRVYTHTYPLLVLHPSGVKKMGELHLAIRFSATSLLNVFFTYSRPLLPKMHYAQPLSIVQQEMLRHQAVQLVAQRLGRMEPPVRREVVEYMSDARSHLWSMRRSKANFFRLMQVFSGLIAAGKWFGDVCQWKNPVTTVLVHVLFIMLVFYPDLILPTIFLYMFLIGLWNYRFRPRFPPHMNTRISHADMTNPDELDEEFDTFPTSKSPDLVRMRYDRLRHVAGRIQTVVGDIATQGERLQSLLSWRDPRATSMFLLFCLLTAVILYVTPFPVIALCLVFFFMRHPRFRHKVPSAPVNFFRRLPAKTDSLL, from the coding sequence ATGATGAGCAATCTTAAGCTTGGGGTCGAGGTTACCAGTGCCCATGACCTCCTCCCGAAAGAGCAGGGCACATCCAACCCCTTTGTCGAGATCGAATTTGATGACCAGAAGTTCCGCACAGCCATCAAAGACAGGGACATCAACCCCGTCTGGAACGAGCAGTTCTACTTCAACATATCTGATCCATCCCGCCTCCAAGAGAAAGACCTCGAAGCATATGTGTACCATGTAAACCGCACCAGCAATTCCAAGACTTGTCTTGGCAAGGTTCGGATCTCTGGCACATCCTTCGTCAGCCAATCAGATGCCACACCTCTTCACTACCCTCTGGAGAAGCGCACCATCATATCCCGTGCTCGCGGTGAGCTCGGTCTCAGGGTGTTCCTTACAGATGACCCATCAGTGAGAGTGTCTGCACCAGGTCAGGAGTTTGATTTCATAAGCACGCCTACCACTGCCCAGGAGCAGGCAGCCACCAATGTCATTCCAAATCCTTTCCAGGAGACCAGAGCAGACCAAGTGAGGCAATTCCAACACTTGCCAAAAGAACAGCACCGGCCACAGCCAATGACTGCCCAGCCATACTACCCTGAAAGCTCATACgcacaacaacagcagcagcagcagcaacagaaaAGCTACTCTGCTGTCGGGAACAAAGCCGAAGGCCCTCCACCTCCGGTCATGAGGATGTTTGCTCAAGGTTCACAGCAGCCTGTAGACTTCCAGCTGAAGGAAACAAGCCCAACACTTGGTGGCGGACGTGTTATCGGAGGCCGGGTGATCCCCGGTGAAAAGGCTGGGGGTGCATACGACCTTGTTGAGAAGATGCAGTACCTATTTGTGCGTGTGGTTAAGGCTCGTGACCTGCCCAACATGGACATCACCGGGAGCCTCGATCCTTACGTTGAGGTGCACCTCGGAAACTACAAAATGAAAACAAGGTACTTTGAGAAGAACCAGAGGCCTGAGTGGGATGAGGTGTTTGCATTCCCTAGGGAAGTCATGCAGTCAACGTCGCTTGAAGTTGTCGTCAAGGACAAGGATATTCTTCGAGATGACTATGTTGGCAGGGTGATGATTGATCTGAATGAGGTACCAGTAAGGGTCCCTCCTGACAGCCCATTGGCACCAGAATGGTATCGACTTGTAGGGAAGGATGGGCACAGGGACAGAGGGGAGCTGATGCTGGCTGTCTGGTACGGAACTCAAGCAGATGAGTGCTTCCCCAGTTCCATCCATGCAGGATCAACACCAGTTGATTCACATCTTCACAATTACATCCGCGGGAAGGTCTACCCTGTGCCCAGGATGTGGTATGTGAGGGTCCATGTAATCGAGGCACAAGATATAATTCCAATGGAGAACCACATACCTGATGTATTTGTTAAGGTGAGGCTGGGACACCAGATGCTGAAAACAAGGCCAGCTCGTTCACCAACCAGAAACTTCATGTGGAACGAGGAGATGATTTTTGTCGCAGCAGAGCCTTTCGAGGAGGACTTGATCATATCAATAGAAGATCGAGTTGCACCGAACAAGGATCAAGCGATTGGTGAACTTTTGTTACCTCTCGCAAGGCTTCCAAGGAGAGCTGACCACAAACCAATACGGCCAGCATGGTTTGATCTCAGAAGGCCAGGACTGATTGATCTGAACCAACTAAAGGAGGATAAGTTCTATGCAAAGGTGCACCTTCGTATTTGCCTTGAAGGTGGGTACCATGTGCTCGATGAGTCAACACAGTACTGCAGTGATCTCCGGCCAACAATGAAGCAGCTGTGGAAGCCACCAATCGGGCTGCTTGAAGTTGGCATCCTCAGTGCAAACGGACTCATCCCAACAAAGACCAGGCATGAACGGGGGTCATGCGATGCATATTGTGTTGCCAAGTATGGTCAGAAATGGGTGCGAACACGCACTATTGTTGACAATTTGAACCCTAGATTCAATGAGCAGTACACATGGGATGTCTTTGACCATGGGACAGTGCTCACCATTGGTTTATTTGACAACTGCATACACATGGACAGCAACCACAGTAGTTCCCATGGCAATATGGATAAGCCCATCGGGAAAGTGAGAATCCGGCTTTCAACTCTTGAGACTGGGAGGGtgtacacacatacatatccGTTGCTTGTCCTCCACCCATCAGGAGTTAAGAAAATGGGTGAACTCCACCTTGCTATCAGGTTCTCAGCCACATCCCTTCTCAATGTGTTCTTCACATACTCCCGGCCTCTCTTGCCCAAGATGCACTATGCGCAACCACTGTCAATAGTGCAGCAGGAAATGCTGCGCCACCAAGCTGTGCAGCTTGTTGCACAGCGTCTAGGGCGCATGGAGCCACCAGTTCGCCGGGAGGTTGTTGAGTACATGTCGGATGCCCGGTCACACCTGTGGAGTATGCGGAGAAGCAAGGCTAACTTCTTCCGTCTTATGCAAGTCTTCTCTGGACTCATTGCTGCAGGAAAGTGGTTTGGTGATGTTTGTCAATGGAAAAACCCAGTCACAACAGTTCTAGTCCATGTGCTGTTTATCATGCTTGTCTTCTATCCAGACCTTATCCTCCCAACGATCTTCCTCTACATGTTCTTGATAGGGTTGTGGAATTACCGGTTCCGGCCACGTTTCCCACCTCATATGAACACAAGGATATCCCATGCTGATATGACGAACCCAGATGAGCTTGATGAAGAATTTGACACATTCCCAACTTCAAAGAGTCCAGACCTGGTTAGGATGAGGTATGACAGGCTACGGCATGTTGCTGGGAGGATACAGACAGTTGTTGGGGATATCGCAACTCAAGGAGAGAGACTGCAGTCACTGCTGAGCTGGAGGGATCCAAGGGCAACATCCATGTTCCTATTGTTTTGCCTGCTTACTGCAGTTATCTTGTATGTGACACCATTTCCAGTGATTGCACTCtgtcttgttttcttcttcatGAGGCATCCGCGGTTTCGTCATAAGGTGCCATCAGCACCTGTGAACTTCTTCAGGAGGTTACCTGCAAAGACAGATTCTTTGCTGTAA
- the LOC102709576 gene encoding predicted GPI-anchored protein 58, which produces MEDPAAASTPSPSPDPPAPPDNQSPSHSSPSAPSPAAAAPPGPGPRELAAAMEAVERDAAAIADSYASLFASLRVALSNVTSTSAENMDCLGDVVGRLQESALEASSKGNKYINSCLRLNEEMRGLESLAMQLKILRKNVDSLDLAVNQLLRLP; this is translated from the exons ATGGaagaccccgccgccgcttcaaccccgtccccgtcccccgatccgccggcgccaccggaCAACCAATCCCCGTCGcactcctccccctccgcgcCTTCTCCGGCCGCAGCGGCGCCTCCCGGTCCCGGGCCGagggagctggcggcggcgatggaggccGTGGAGCGggatgccgccgccatcgccgacagCTACGCCTCCCTCTTCGCCTCTCTCCGCGTCGCCCTCTCCAAC gtcACCTCGACATCGGCGGAGAACATGGACTGCTTGGGAGATGTCGTCGGCCGCCTCCAAGAATCGG CACTGGAAGCTTCTTCTAAAGGAAATAAGTACATCAATTCTTGTCTCAG GTTGAATGAGGAAATGAGAGGCCTGGAAAGCCTAGCCATGCAATT aaAGATATTACGGAAGAATGTTGATTCACTAGACTTGGCTGTCAACCAGTTGCTCCGCCTCCCCTAG